A window of the Pogona vitticeps strain Pit_001003342236 chromosome 4, PviZW2.1, whole genome shotgun sequence genome harbors these coding sequences:
- the LOC110090622 gene encoding leukocyte elastase inhibitor isoform X2 has translation MDDLAHANAHFALDLFQKLTEANPQGNIFFSPFSVSSAIGMVFLGAKGDTATQLSKTFHFDAVKDLHSRFQALNTRINRSDAPYILKLANRLYGEKTYTFLQDFLAGTQKLYGAELSKVDFLNASEGARKQINQWVEKQTEGKILELLSEGSVNALTKLVLVNAIYFKGSWEKKFQEEKTKDMPFRLNKKEKKTVKMMFMMEKLPFGYISEWKCRVLELPYKGKELSMIILLPDEIEDDSTGLEQLEKQITVEKLQEWTQPGKMHSHYEVHVHLPKFKLEESYELKSHLAALGVLDVFDGGKADLSGMSGARDLHLSKVVHKSFIEVNEEGTEAAAATAGLVMLCSMPMEEHFNVDHPFLFFIRHNPTGSILFFGRFASP, from the exons ATGGATGACCTGGCTCATGCAAATGCTCATTTTGCTCTCGATCTCTTCCAAAAGTTGACTGAAGCCAACCCACAAGGCAacatcttcttttctccatttaGTGTATCTTCTGCAATTGGTATGGTCTTCTTAGGGGCCAAAGGTGACACAGCCACACAACTCTCCAAG ACCTTTCACTTTGATGCCGTCAAAGACCTTCATTCCAGATTCCAGGCCCTCAATACTAGAATTAACCGGAGCGATGCACCCTATATACTGAAGCTTGCCAACAGACTGTATGGAGAAAAGACTTACACGTTTTTGCAG GATTTCTTGGCTGGAACACAGAAACTATATGGAGCCGAGTTATCCAAAGTGGATTTCCTAAATGCTTCAGAAGGTGCACGGAAACAGATTAACCAATGGGTTGAGAAGCAAACAGAAG GTAAAATCCTTGAGTTGTTATCTGAAGGCTCAGTTAATGCACTGACCAAACTAGTTCTGGTGAATGCTATTTACTTCAAAGGCAGCTGGGAAAAGAAATTTCAAGAAGAGAAGACAAAGGATATGCCTTTTAGACTCAATAAG aaggagaaaaagactGTGAAAATGATGTTCATGATGGAGAAGCTGCCGTTTGGATATATCTCGGAGTGGAAGTGCCGTGTGCTGGAGCTTCCTTACAAGGGAAAAGAGCTGAGCATGATCATCCTGCTGCCTGATGAAATTGAGGATGACTCCACTGGCCTGGAACAG CTGGAGAAGCAGATCACCGTAGAAAAGCTCCAAGAGTGGACACAGCCAGGAAAAATGCATTCCCACTATGAGGTCCATGTGCATCTGCCTAAATTTAAGCTGGAAGAAAGCTATGAGCTTAAGTCCCATTTAGCTGCTCTGGGTGTGCTGGATGTCTTCGATGGTGGCAAGGCCGATTTGTCAGGAATGTCAGGAGCCCGGGACCTCCACTTGTCCAAAGTTGTTCACAAGTCATTCATCGAGGTGAATGAGGAgggcacagaagcagcagcagcaaccgccGGTTTGGTTATGCTATGCAGCATGCCCATGGAAGAGCATTTCAACGTTGAccaccctttcctcttcttcatccGTCACAATCCAACCGGAAGTATACTTTTCTTTGGCCGGTTTGCTTCTCCATGA
- the LOC110090622 gene encoding leukocyte elastase inhibitor isoform X1 → MNSPSPYGNPHRVSEIFTMDDLAHANAHFALDLFQKLTEANPQGNIFFSPFSVSSAIGMVFLGAKGDTATQLSKTFHFDAVKDLHSRFQALNTRINRSDAPYILKLANRLYGEKTYTFLQDFLAGTQKLYGAELSKVDFLNASEGARKQINQWVEKQTEGKILELLSEGSVNALTKLVLVNAIYFKGSWEKKFQEEKTKDMPFRLNKKEKKTVKMMFMMEKLPFGYISEWKCRVLELPYKGKELSMIILLPDEIEDDSTGLEQLEKQITVEKLQEWTQPGKMHSHYEVHVHLPKFKLEESYELKSHLAALGVLDVFDGGKADLSGMSGARDLHLSKVVHKSFIEVNEEGTEAAAATAGLVMLCSMPMEEHFNVDHPFLFFIRHNPTGSILFFGRFASP, encoded by the exons ATGAATTCGCCCTCGCCTTACGGCAACCCTCATAGAGTTTCCGAG aTCTTCACCATGGATGACCTGGCTCATGCAAATGCTCATTTTGCTCTCGATCTCTTCCAAAAGTTGACTGAAGCCAACCCACAAGGCAacatcttcttttctccatttaGTGTATCTTCTGCAATTGGTATGGTCTTCTTAGGGGCCAAAGGTGACACAGCCACACAACTCTCCAAG ACCTTTCACTTTGATGCCGTCAAAGACCTTCATTCCAGATTCCAGGCCCTCAATACTAGAATTAACCGGAGCGATGCACCCTATATACTGAAGCTTGCCAACAGACTGTATGGAGAAAAGACTTACACGTTTTTGCAG GATTTCTTGGCTGGAACACAGAAACTATATGGAGCCGAGTTATCCAAAGTGGATTTCCTAAATGCTTCAGAAGGTGCACGGAAACAGATTAACCAATGGGTTGAGAAGCAAACAGAAG GTAAAATCCTTGAGTTGTTATCTGAAGGCTCAGTTAATGCACTGACCAAACTAGTTCTGGTGAATGCTATTTACTTCAAAGGCAGCTGGGAAAAGAAATTTCAAGAAGAGAAGACAAAGGATATGCCTTTTAGACTCAATAAG aaggagaaaaagactGTGAAAATGATGTTCATGATGGAGAAGCTGCCGTTTGGATATATCTCGGAGTGGAAGTGCCGTGTGCTGGAGCTTCCTTACAAGGGAAAAGAGCTGAGCATGATCATCCTGCTGCCTGATGAAATTGAGGATGACTCCACTGGCCTGGAACAG CTGGAGAAGCAGATCACCGTAGAAAAGCTCCAAGAGTGGACACAGCCAGGAAAAATGCATTCCCACTATGAGGTCCATGTGCATCTGCCTAAATTTAAGCTGGAAGAAAGCTATGAGCTTAAGTCCCATTTAGCTGCTCTGGGTGTGCTGGATGTCTTCGATGGTGGCAAGGCCGATTTGTCAGGAATGTCAGGAGCCCGGGACCTCCACTTGTCCAAAGTTGTTCACAAGTCATTCATCGAGGTGAATGAGGAgggcacagaagcagcagcagcaaccgccGGTTTGGTTATGCTATGCAGCATGCCCATGGAAGAGCATTTCAACGTTGAccaccctttcctcttcttcatccGTCACAATCCAACCGGAAGTATACTTTTCTTTGGCCGGTTTGCTTCTCCATGA